The genomic DNA TGCCTAGCGCGCGGTTCGCGTGACGGCGCTGGCAGTGAGGGATCCGGGTGATGCTCTTTAGCCCTGCGGCTTGGTCGCTTTCTGCAGAGCGGTTTGCCGCGTTGGGAGGGCTGAGAGTCCTGCGCTTTGGAAAAAGACTTCGCCTTGGTGGATCCTCACCAGCGTGGGGACAGCTCGGACTTGGTATTGCTCGGCCACCTCAAACGGTTAATAAAGCCCCGTTCGCGCGGTCGGCTGAAGCCTTTACTCCAGCGCGGCACGCGGTGATGCGGCGAAATGCAACACGACCTGCTCAGTACCCGAAACCAGCTCGCAAAACGAAGGTATCGTTGTTGTCGATATTATCGTTGGGGGAGTAGCGGTAATCGAGCTCGCGGTCGAAGACATAACCGGCTTCGAAGAATCCAAATCGGCGACCCGATTGAATCAGGTCGCTGCGGCCCCATTCGAGTCCAATCATGACGCGGATATCGTTCATGTCGATCGAATCCGTCGCCCCGTCTTCACGCTCCACCGTCCAACTGCCACCGCCATACTCGGCCGACATGTACCACCAAACATCCTGCGTTCCGACAGTCGTCAAATAGTGCGACAGCTTCGGAATCGGGAAGAAGAGGTCCCAGCGGGAATGGGGTGTCGGCTGCCAAAGGAAACCGCCGGCGGGAATGATTTTGATGTCGTTGCGATCGACGTAGTAAACGCCCAACTTGAGCGTTGAGGTTGGCGTGATCCTCAACTTCGCCAACGCCTTGCCCATGATGCGAAAGCTGTCGCTGTTAAACGTATCGAAATCGGTGAAGACCCCGGTCCGAATCCCCAGTTCGGTTCCGAACATCAGGTTGGGATCGCTCTGCCAGCCGACTTCGACAAACGCACTGTATGCCTTCGACGGCAGATCGGCACCGGTCGAACTGTTGGGTCCCTGCCATTGGTGCAGCGAAAACGACGGCAGAACATACAAAGGTTGAAAGCTGCCCAGAAAGTTGGGCCAGCTGAGAGCCAGCGAAAAATCGCTGTCCAGCACATCTAATGATTCGGGCGAATCGTTGCCACTGACCCAAGCCTGACGAAAACGCGGCCCTTGCAGGTATTGGAATGACCCTTGTCCGGCATCGAACATCGTTCCCGGCGGGTTCCAGCCCTGCATCGTGGGAGCGGGAATGTTCCAGTTCAAACCACCGGGAAACAACACGGGGGGAGCGGTCCCCGGATAGACCGACGACGGGTAGGCGCCGGTTTGCCCCAACGGCGCGTTTGTCGCTTGCGGGGGATAAGGGGACGGATACGGCGACGGCGCGGGGGCTCCGAAGGTCGAAGCGGCGGGGTTCCCGTAGGCCGATGGAGTCGCTGGATACCCGATCGGACCGGCAGTGGGAGCTGAGTTGAAGCCGCCGCCAAAAAATCCCGACATCGGGTTGGTGTTCGGTTGCGCTCGATAGGGATCGAACTGAGGCGCCCCGAGCGAAGCGGCTGGCGGTGCGATCGGTTGCGTGTTGGGTGGCAGCGTCGGCGCGACGGTTTGCGGATACGGAGGACTCTGCAACGCATTGGGGGACGTCGAGGGGACGGGAACCAGGTTCGTGCTGGGAACGCCGGACGAACCACCAAAATTGGGGTTCGTGCGCAGCATATTATCTTGGGCGAATCCCCCATTTATTGACAGAATCGCTAAAATCGCGACTCCCAACACCCGATAAGTTCTGATACGGACCAATCCGCACTCCCTGTTTGCATCCTCGCGCAGGACATCCTGCAGCCATCGCGGGTGGTAACTTTCGGGAGGACCGCCCGTCAAGGGCAATCAGGGAGCTAGCGTGCCCATGTCGCGCATCATCATCTGCATGTCTTGCCAGACCGCCCCCTTCATCTTTGCATTTCGCAGCAAATACGAGGGGTGGTACGTGACGACGACTTTGCTGCCGTGATAGTTGTGAAAACGGCCTCGCATCCTACCGATCGACGGCGCCGATTGAAGCAGCGATTGTGCTGCGAACAATCCCAAGCAAACGATGTATTCGGGCTGAATAATTTCCAGCTGTGTCTCGAAGAAGGGACGGCAATTTGCTAGCTCATCCGGCAGCGGGTTACGGTTTCCCGGGGGCCGGCATTTCAGCGTGTTCATGATATAGACTTCGTCGCGCGATAATTTCGTCGCTTCGATAATCTTGGTCAGCAATTGCCCGGCGCGGCCGACAAACGGAACCCCTTCGCGATCCTCGTCAGCTCCGGGCGCTTCCCCGAAGAAAACGACGCGGGCTTGTCCGTTTCCGGCCCCAAACACCGTCTGCTTCCGGGTGCAGGCCAGTTCGTGGCAACGCGTGCACTGCGCCACCTGCTGACGCCAATGCTCCAACGAAGCTTGTCGATCGGCGATCGGCTGCGGAACCGTCGTATAGACCGTGGGCCCCTGATCGGACGACGGCGCAGGTTTCGCGGCGGGCTGGCGAATTTCGGGAGGTCGTATCGGAGCAACCGGCGGCGGTGCGGGAGCGGATGGCGGCGGTGCGGCATCGGATGGCGGCCTGACGGGTTCCTGAGGCACAACCGCCGAGGGGGCAACCGCGGCGGCAGAAGCTTCTTCCGCCAAGCTTCCCGACGTCGCAGCGGTCGACGCCACGGGTTCCGTCGCGACAGGCGGAGCGAAGGCAGCCGCCCACTGGGCGACAGCATCGGCATCGGACACAGGCAGGTACGCGACCCCCACACGCTGCAAATGCTGCAGCAATTGGCCGACACCGACGCGGATTTCGTCAGCCGTTGGAGCGTTCGGGTTGTCGGCCGAGGCATGGGTCATGTGTCGACTCGTCGCGTGCTGTCGAGCGTTCCCACGACCTCGCGAACCGATGTCGCCTGCAGTTCCTGCAACGCCGCGGGCAATTGATCGATCAACCGCGTCGAGACTTGCGGATCATAATAATTCGCGGTGCCGATCTGGACGGCCGTCGCTCCGGTTACCAAGAATTCCATCACATCGTCGATCGTGGCGATCCCGCCGATGCCAACGATCGGCACGCTGGATGCCGATCGGACCTGCTGAACACAGCGCAATGCAACAGGCTTGATCGCGGGTCCGCTGAGCCCCCCCATCACGTTCCCCAACATCGGTCTGCGGCGACGCCAATCGACCGCCATCCCCAGGACGGTGTTGATTAAACAGACGCCATCGGCTCCGGCGTCCGCTGCCGCGGAAGCCACGTCGGCGATCCGGGTAACATTGGGGGTTAGTTTGGCCAAGATCGGCAGATCGCAGCCCTTACGCGTTGCCGCGACCAAGCGATGGCAGGCCTGCGGATCGGTACCAAAATCGACGCCACCGGAAACATTGGGGCATGAAACGTTCAATTCCACCGCCGACGCCAACCCGGTCTCGCCGATCCGACGCGCCAATTCAACGAATTCGTCCTCGGTGCGTCCTGCGATACTGACGACAATCGCCGTGCCGATCGACGCCAAATAGGGAAGATGATGCGATAGAAACGCGTCGATTCCATCGTTATCCAGGCCGATCGAATTCAGCAGCCCCGCCGACGTTTCCACCGTCCGCCATGGGGCGTTGCCAACCCGCGGCTCGGCAGTGATCGTCTTGGGCAAGATGCCTCCCAGGCGAGAACAGTCGACCAGGTTCGCCATCTCACGCGCATATCCAAACGTTCCCGAAGCGACCATGATCGGGTTGGGAAGGGTCAGGCGGCCTATCTGAACAGAAAGATCAGTCAATGCAGTGGGGTCCATGTTCAAAGGTTGGTTTACAGCAGGGCAAAGCATAACACATCGGCCGGTCGATCGTCGCGGAGGGCTGCCCGTTGGTGGGGGGGCACGACGTCAAAAAAGCTTGAATCCAAGGCAATCTGACGCTGCCGGCACGGGGAATCACGGGCTCCCACACAACGTTTTCAGGGCGGGTAATTCGCTTGCTTTTTGAAGCCGCCCGACGACAGTGGTACAGGATTCCAACAAGAGCTTGCGGTGGAATAATTTATCAAACGGCCGCAGCTGAGCAATTCTAAGCGGTGGCGGCGAAATTCATCAGGTTTTGGCCGCCCGCACCGATTGAGCGGCTTGAGGACTAGCTGGGGTTCGCTAGCATCAAGGGAGCTGAACGATCGGTCGATGAAGGCGTTGTGCCCATGGGAGCGAAACAACGTTGCCGAATCGCGGGGGTCGTTGCGGTAGCAAAATCCCTTGCCCAAAAATATTAGAAATCAATTTCGGACCGTAGGTGTCGCTCGCGCCGCCTACCCTTAGCAGACATCCAGCCAATTGAACTGACAGGCGTTTTGATGACCAACCCACGTGTAAAGCAGCTTTTCGAAGCCTCTCCGGTAATCTTGCCGTCGCTGCTGCAATGCGATTTTGGCAATCTGGAACGAGAGGTCCGACAACTGGAAGAAGACGGTTGCCAAGGGCTGCATCTGGACGTCATGGATGGCGTCTTTGTTCCCAATATCTCGTACGGTATGCCGGTCGTCGACGCCATTCGCAAACTAACCGACCTTCCCTTGGACGTCCATTTGATGATCCAAGATCCCGGCAAATATGCACAAGCGTTCAGTGACGCCGGCGCCGACCTACTGACATTCCACGTCGAAGCGGTTGACGAAATCGCGCCGGTGTTAGACAACGTTCGTTCCTTGAACATGGGGACTGGTCTGGTTTTGAACCCGGGAACTGCGATAGAAGCAGTGACTCCTTTTCTTAACGAGATCGATGTAGTCCTGGTGATGAGCGTGGACGCCGGTTTTGGCGGACAAGCTTTTAACCCCGTTGCACTCGACAAACTGAAGGCGTTGCGAGCCATCAAGCCGGACCTGATCTTAGAGATCGACGGTGGCGTGAATCTCGAAACGATCGGAAGTTGTCGCGAGGCCGGCGCGGATTTGTTTGTAGTTGGTTCGGCGATTTTTCGCAGTTCGGATTACGCGGCCGCGTTGGACCGCTTGCGTTTAGAAGTGCAACGTCATGATCCTCACTCGAGTTAGCAGGAAAGTATGTTAAGCATTCTTTTGGTTCGTCCTGGTGCTACCGATTTCGACGATCAACGTCGAATCAAAGGTTCGTTGGATATGCCATTAAGCGAGTGCGGACGCGAACAGGTTCGGCGCACTGCGCAGGACGTGTCCACGTTCCATCTGCGTGCGGTCTATTCGGCCCCTTGCGAATCGGCACTGACCACGTCAGCGGAATTGGTTGCCGGGCGCGATATCCGCGTCAAGGCGATTCCGAATTTCCGCAACGTGGACCATGGCCTGTGGCACGGAAAATTGGTCGACGACGTCCGTCGCCAACACCCGCGACTGTATCGCCAGGGCGAGGAATATCCCAACCTGATTTGCCCTCCTGAGGGAGAGACGGTTGAACAAGCCAAACAACGCGTCTTCAAAGCGCTCCGGAAAGTCATCAAGAAACATCGCGATGGCGCGATCGCGTTGGTGATTCCCGATCCATTGGCAAGCATCGTCCACTGCATCCTCAGCGGCGAAGGCCCCAAGAGCTTGTGGTTGTCGGAAGTCGATACCGGCAACTGGGAATTGATCGAACTGGAAAGTTCGGACCTTCGCGAACCCGCGATGGTCTAGCCGTCCGACGGGCGACCTTCCATGGCGTGCGATTTATTCGCAGCCATTGGTTCGGTGTTGGATCCATTTCTCGACCTGCTCGGTCATCAAACGGGTCCGTTGTGCGAGATCGTCGAGATGCGAGACCGCCTCGGCGGTCTTCCCCTCGCGCGATAATCGCTCGACTTTCGCCGACAGCGACGCGACGTCCTCAAATTGCACGACCCGCGCGGTCCCTTTCAAGGTGTGCGCCCCGCGAGTCAAGACACGCTGGTCGCCGCTAGCGGCCGAACTTTGCAAGGTTTGAATCAGCTGGGGTGCCTCGACGACCAGTGCCTTGGCGATGGTCAGGGCATCCTTTTCGCTGAAATCGGTGCACAACTGGTTTAACCCCAAGTGCGACGCAGCGGGCTCGGGCACCGGTCCGTTGCTTGTCTTCGGTTCGGCACAATCCAACGCCGTCGCCCCTCTGCGAGAATCCGCGGGGGCAACGGACTTCGCCGCCGCCGGTTGCGAATGACTCCAGATGCGCGAATCGCTCGAATCCCCTTTGCCGCCGTTGCTACCGAGCACGCGAGTGACCTCAAGCACCAGGCTTTCTTGCGTCACCGGTTTGGAAATGTAGCCATCCATTCCGGCGTCGAAACATCGCTGTCGATCTCCCTTCATCGCGGCTGCCGTCATGGCGATGATCGGCAGATGACGCTTCGTCCCCGCTTCCCCCTTGCGGATCGCAACCGTTGCTTTGATCCCGTCCATCACCGGCATCTGCACATCCATCAACACAACGTCGTACCTGCGACGAGCGACATGCTGGACCGCTTCGCCACCATGGGTCGCCACGTCGACGTCACACTTTAGCCTTCGCAGCAGCCCCAAAGCGACCTGCCGATTGACCAGGCTGTCTTCCACCAACAGAACGCGCAACGCCTGCCCCGACGCCGCCGTCAGTTTCACTTGCGTTGAATCATCACTGGGACGCGGAACGATGCCGAGCAGCCGATGCAGCAGCAATTCTCGCAATCGCCGATGCCCCACCGGCTTGCTTAAATGGTCGATCCCCTCCTGTTTCCACCAATCGATCTGCGTGGGCGTGTAGGCACCGTGCATCATCACCACAGGCAGCTTCTCGCAATCGGGCTGCTGACGAATTTTCGAGACACACGGACGGGCAGCCAGGTCCCCTAACGTGTTGTCCAACAAGACGATCGAAACGGTTTGGTTCGCTAACAAATCGACCGCATCCTGGCCGCTGCTGGCACGCAGCGTTGTGAGCCCCCAGGATTCGAGCATTTCACAGACCGTCTCAAGATTCCGCGGATGATCGTCGACAACCAACACGCGGAAATCCGTCCCTCGCAGCGGATCGACCTCATTGGGCGAAGGTTGCAGGAAACGCATCGGCATCCGGACACGGAACCGCGACCCGGCGCCAAGTTCGCTTTCCAATTCGATCTTGCCATCCATCGCTTCGACCAGCTGAGATGAGATCGACAGCCCCAATCCGGTACCGCCAAATTCGCGCGTCGTCGAACTATCGGCTTGTCGAAACGCCTCGAAAATGTGTTGTTGATTCGCCGCTGCAATCCCCACCCCCGTATCGACAACATCGATCGTCAGTTCGACCTTCGCAAATTCCAGCTCCCGTGCCGTGATCTCAATATAGACATGCCCTTGATTGGTGAACTTGATCGCATTGCCGATCAAGTTGAAAAGGATCTGGCGCAACCGGCCCGGATCACTGACCATCCGCACCGGCACATTGGGAGCGATCCGGCAGATCAATTCCAGGTCTTTGTCAAATCCGCGGGCGGCTAACGTCGCGACCGTGGAATCGACACAGTCGCGGAAATCGAAGGGGACTTTCTCCAATGACAACATCCCGGCTTCGATCTTCGAGAAATCCAAGATGTCGTTCAGCAGCTGCAACAACCACAGGGCGCACTGCTGCATCGCCATCAGCTGGCTCTGCTGTTCCGGATTTAAATCGCCCGATTCCAACAGCTGGGCCATCCCCAGGATCCCGTTCATCGGCGTCCGAATCTCGTGACTCATGTTGGCCAGGAACTGACTCTTGG from Rosistilla carotiformis includes the following:
- a CDS encoding uracil-DNA glycosylase, which gives rise to MTHASADNPNAPTADEIRVGVGQLLQHLQRVGVAYLPVSDADAVAQWAAAFAPPVATEPVASTAATSGSLAEEASAAAVAPSAVVPQEPVRPPSDAAPPPSAPAPPPVAPIRPPEIRQPAAKPAPSSDQGPTVYTTVPQPIADRQASLEHWRQQVAQCTRCHELACTRKQTVFGAGNGQARVVFFGEAPGADEDREGVPFVGRAGQLLTKIIEATKLSRDEVYIMNTLKCRPPGNRNPLPDELANCRPFFETQLEIIQPEYIVCLGLFAAQSLLQSAPSIGRMRGRFHNYHGSKVVVTYHPSYLLRNAKMKGAVWQDMQMMMRDMGTLAP
- a CDS encoding dihydroorotate dehydrogenase is translated as MDPTALTDLSVQIGRLTLPNPIMVASGTFGYAREMANLVDCSRLGGILPKTITAEPRVGNAPWRTVETSAGLLNSIGLDNDGIDAFLSHHLPYLASIGTAIVVSIAGRTEDEFVELARRIGETGLASAVELNVSCPNVSGGVDFGTDPQACHRLVAATRKGCDLPILAKLTPNVTRIADVASAAADAGADGVCLINTVLGMAVDWRRRRPMLGNVMGGLSGPAIKPVALRCVQQVRSASSVPIVGIGGIATIDDVMEFLVTGATAVQIGTANYYDPQVSTRLIDQLPAALQELQATSVREVVGTLDSTRRVDT
- a CDS encoding response regulator, whose protein sequence is MTKAATASKQRPGSIARKVCVFVTVLLVVVTLVMSLVGFYVSREIVRQQVRERLRIVASTRHHIFSEYIDHQRVRIRHYANRYRAETASLGTVGSSAEKDAAMKRVLTESKQQFIGIVDAWLTDTRGKVVASTDPEQIGKDFSNDESFLHGMETAFVAAPRERNDMLVSYLTAPVSDESDRVLGVLFVASDMTPLCKLVRDHNGLGVSGDILVASLDGDDLKYFFPATLPRPETGAQAAVMKLAIDGQTSAEAVQTRLADDEVLATYQPIHLQPGVRDWGMVVKINVAEAYAPVYRLAKLLFVSQALLLVFVWLATQWLARRFTAPLDHLTRVVSQFASGQRELRAKVDSDDEIAALGDAFNQLADAVMRTEHDLEDRVLLRTGELQKEIDTRKEVQLQLVDARDVAEKANRSKSQFLANMSHEIRTPMNGILGMAQLLESGDLNPEQQSQLMAMQQCALWLLQLLNDILDFSKIEAGMLSLEKVPFDFRDCVDSTVATLAARGFDKDLELICRIAPNVPVRMVSDPGRLRQILFNLIGNAIKFTNQGHVYIEITARELEFAKVELTIDVVDTGVGIAAANQQHIFEAFRQADSSTTREFGGTGLGLSISSQLVEAMDGKIELESELGAGSRFRVRMPMRFLQPSPNEVDPLRGTDFRVLVVDDHPRNLETVCEMLESWGLTTLRASSGQDAVDLLANQTVSIVLLDNTLGDLAARPCVSKIRQQPDCEKLPVVMMHGAYTPTQIDWWKQEGIDHLSKPVGHRRLRELLLHRLLGIVPRPSDDSTQVKLTAASGQALRVLLVEDSLVNRQVALGLLRRLKCDVDVATHGGEAVQHVARRRYDVVLMDVQMPVMDGIKATVAIRKGEAGTKRHLPIIAMTAAAMKGDRQRCFDAGMDGYISKPVTQESLVLEVTRVLGSNGGKGDSSDSRIWSHSQPAAAKSVAPADSRRGATALDCAEPKTSNGPVPEPAASHLGLNQLCTDFSEKDALTIAKALVVEAPQLIQTLQSSAASGDQRVLTRGAHTLKGTARVVQFEDVASLSAKVERLSREGKTAEAVSHLDDLAQRTRLMTEQVEKWIQHRTNGCE
- a CDS encoding histidine phosphatase family protein; translation: MLSILLVRPGATDFDDQRRIKGSLDMPLSECGREQVRRTAQDVSTFHLRAVYSAPCESALTTSAELVAGRDIRVKAIPNFRNVDHGLWHGKLVDDVRRQHPRLYRQGEEYPNLICPPEGETVEQAKQRVFKALRKVIKKHRDGAIALVIPDPLASIVHCILSGEGPKSLWLSEVDTGNWELIELESSDLREPAMV
- the rpe gene encoding ribulose-phosphate 3-epimerase, whose protein sequence is MTNPRVKQLFEASPVILPSLLQCDFGNLEREVRQLEEDGCQGLHLDVMDGVFVPNISYGMPVVDAIRKLTDLPLDVHLMIQDPGKYAQAFSDAGADLLTFHVEAVDEIAPVLDNVRSLNMGTGLVLNPGTAIEAVTPFLNEIDVVLVMSVDAGFGGQAFNPVALDKLKALRAIKPDLILEIDGGVNLETIGSCREAGADLFVVGSAIFRSSDYAAALDRLRLEVQRHDPHSS